The DNA region AGCAGggaacacagagaaaaaaataacagagagTAAACAGCAAAGAGTGAGAGGAGCAGAAGCGCTTAAGTACTGGGAGACTGAATGTGGAACAATAGACCTGAGCTGATTGGCTAATTGATTGCAGGTGtcaggagaaagagagagagagagagaaagtggcacaGGGGGCAAGGGAAAGTACACAAACATATCTAATaataaagaataactagacctaggaaacataattaaactagaGTAGCAAAGAATAACTAGAGACAAGaaataaactagaatcactaagaaggactgaactaaaaataacagaaacaagacagatcaaagaaagagactaaggaatacaaaataataaataaacctcAAAACAATTCAGGATCCCAACACTTTCTGAATAATGGAATCAGATAAGGGTAAGTGTTGTTTATGTCTGAATTGTAAGAAATTATCTTTTAATGTTTATGCAAGAAATAAATGGcatatatttttcaaacaatcaaGTTGGAAGTGTGTTCCAAAACAACCAACATATTGCCACCCGTGGCCTTTTCTTACAATAATACATATTACTGAAAAGGCCTCATACATTTCCCCATTGCTTCCAGTTAGCTTGAATGGGAAAGAGGGGATTATGGTCATATTCAATCCGTATGTTCATCTCCTGgtacacagtttttttttttagttatggtttttaaaaaaacttctaACACATAAAGAGATTTAGGTTCTGTGAATGTTGTATTTTCTAACtaatgagggtttttttttggtttgtttgtttgttttcgaGTTCTGCACAGGATGGATCGGTTGCAGCAGATGCTGTCTGACCCCGACAGCTCCTTCAAAGGAGCAAAATGAATTCAGAgctaaatgaaacaataaaactgcCCTTGTGTCCTGAAATTCCAGGAACCTGgaaaagttttcactttgatgatgatgattaaaaGCAAATCTCTTGCTGTTTCAGAGGAACAAGCACACCAAAGATCACCTGAGGAAAAGTTCACTcctgttatgatttttttttttttaattttcaaagcTCAGGGAGAGACCAGCTGGTGTGAAGGCCCAATCACAAGGTCTAAACCACAGCCAGAGCGTTCAGCAACCAAGTCATATGGCCAAAGCTGCCTTGATCTGACCAGGTGGGCGAGCCAAGGAACATACCACCAGACAATCCCTTTCACGCTTGACTTAAGCACAAATGTTCTCACAATCCGCGTTCTTCTTATTATAAAGAGCCGAGCCTGAGTCTGCACTCATTAATGCTGTTATTGTTCAGCGATTTAAGTCGATTAGGAAAGGGCCTCCCAGTTTGACAAAAACGCTTTTACCGGAAATCAACACAGCTAAAGGTGCATCTATGCAACGAAGCAAAGTTCTGCACTGCAATGCTCGTCCTTTTTAAACGTTGCTTTCAGTACTGAGCCCATGCTGACAACGACACATTTAAATTAGCAAAGTAGAGCATTCTGAGCCTCCTTCATCTCTGCCTGCCTAGTTTCCTGTCAGATCATAATTACCTCTTCCTTTTAAGATTTAGGTCGAATAAAGAATGCAGTCTGATCTCAGAAAAGCTAAGCAGCCCGCAGCATAATAACCCGTGACTCTATTGTGCCATATCAAACTTTTCACCTCCTCCGGTAATAATAAGATTAGTGCTGTTCATATATGCTGGATTGGTTTGGGGGAACGTGAGCAGATAGAGTAACGTTCCTTCAACAACGTGCTCAGTAAAAACACCTTGTGTGTTTAGGAAGAAGTGAAGAAATGTGTACCAGAGAAAGTATGAATGCAGTATTTTTAGGTTGTTGGATCAGTGCTGCCCTCCAATGGTCACTTGGGAAAACAACAGACAGTTTAATGTAACAACTTTGAATTTACTTAAGTGCCAgcgatctttttttttttaccagcaatGTCTAATTACCATAGTGGCAACaatgaagattttatttgtgttaattatAGTATACAGATAACAAAAATcccaattatttattttagagaatCTGAATATTACAGAAACatcaatttaaagaaatatatattatgTTGTGCATTTGTCCAGCAGACACTGATACGCTCCAAAAAGAAGGTAAAAGTTCAAGaggtcattgctaaagaagctagCTGTTCAGAGAGAACTGAAAAGTTGcgtgcaaaaaaaaacacaaaggaaaaccCAAAAACATGAACTGGAATAACCGAATCTTGTGATCGAGAAGAAATGCCTGCTCAGGGTTTTTTGGGGGAGATTCACATGATGTGGACCGCAGCTACAGTCAGAGCTTCAAACAAAAACTGCTCCAatcccaaaacagaaaacatcctgAGCAGAGGAGAAAAGACTGGACTGTTGCTCGGTCATCTGTAAATACATGTGTCatatttgttcctttttcaCAAATGACCATCCTTCTTGCAGGGTTGTGTTGGAGACGACAAGCTTGTGTTTCCTTTACGTTCCTTTCAAGGTTGCACTTCTCCCTTTGGCTTCAACACTTTTTTGTAATAACTTtgccttccactcaactttccaattACATTATGTGCTCAGACAAAGCCAACTTTCTCTACAATGACCTTTGGATTTAAATTACAGCTGGAATGCTGTCAAGTCTTCCTCATGATTGAATGCGGCATAACAGGGTCCTGATGTAGTTCTGTTGAACTTTTGGTCCTTTAATAGCTACGCAATTTAACATTAAGCCACAGCCATAAAACACTTGATGcctctttttaaataaattatggaaataaattaacatgtcaataatattctaatttacagAGATGGGCCTGTATAGTCTAGGATCTGGTGATACGATGAGTCGGCCCGGGCGCCTAGTTTGGTTCTAATCCTATTCTGCTGTACTGAAATGTCTCGCTGTCTGTTGCCCACGCGCTAGCAAGATGCTAAactcacctaaaaaaaaagtgagaacaAAAATAAGTACTCCAAGATGTTTttcaatagtttttttatttcacaaacagaattgttttacaaaaattaacatcaaaaataaaatggtaccGCGCTATTGCATGCCATGCTGGCAATTTAAACtacatgcaaaaacaacaaggataaaaacattatttatactgtacaaaagaaaaatgataaaggGGAAGTTATGAGGGCAAACcttgaaaagttttattttctccagaTGGAGTCATGTGTCTGTACATGAGACATCAAGCAGGGCACAAGACAAAAGAGGGAAAAGCTCCCAGTAGGAGTGGACTGggtaaaaatgcataaaaaggcAGAGTGGAGGTTCTCTGCTCTACAGACCAGATGAGGAAAAAGTCTGGAAGAGCAACATTGAGTGTGGatgctcaaaacacaaaacGCATACACTCACCTGGGCATACACACACTACTAGCCTACACAGTTTGAAGCCCTTACAAAAGAAAGCAGTGCTCCATCAATGTGAGAAATAAACCAACAGAGTAAATAATTAAACCTTATCTGAGGTATATGGCTTCAATTCATCCAACTActtgaaagaaaacacagagtgaAGGGATATGTCTAGCCAAAAATACATTACAAatacagagattttttttcccagttaaCTTCCAGGTGAAAATGAAAAGGCAGCAAAACTTCCCTGTTTCTTCAAAATTCAGATATGTTATGATGGAAAGAAACTGAGGCTGCTGCTTGGTTCCCCTACACACAAACCGTCTGGGACCTTGCCAACATGCATGTATTTTTGTGTACACTACTTATACGTCACAGTCACTTTTCCCCCGTTTTACAATGACAGCATGGCTCTTGTAAACTCTAAGTGCATCAAATCAGCTTCTGGACTGAAGGTCCACTATGGGCTTACACAAGTGACCAAATTTACATCACACAATTCTTGCAGTccagaaaatgcagaaatcagGCCTTcggttttaatttatttattttttccccaatgTGATGTCAGAGACAAAAGTACAAAAAGAGAACTGCTCAAAGTCTgaataaaatgccatttttgaTAGGAGTCTAACAGCGTCCCTTTGGTTTTCAATCCAATGAACtaaatttattagaaaacatGAGCTTTGTTGCAACTTCCCCGGTCCCTCATTTCAAATCTGCGGTTCTTCCAAATATCATATCAGAGCATCTCTTGTTGAAGTTGATGACGTCTGTCGGCATCAGACAGGCTGGTGAGCGTGCTGTTACTTGTTGCAGAGAAAGGCTCCGGGTTGGACTCAGTCGGTGCTGACCTGCGTGACCTGCGTTTCTCCTGTCTGACTGGTGGACTGGATGAACATGGGCTGGGTCAGTTCCTGTCCCGCCGGCATCGTCACCTGTTGTATCTGATACAGCTGCTGTGAAAGGGGGATGAGGCAGAGGTCAAAGGCTGCCCAGGAAGAACAACACATCTTAGATGATTGTGcatctttttgtctgtttcatcGCATCGTACCCATAAACCTGCTATTGGTCGAAATCTGCTACCAAAAAGAAATCTGCACTTGCTGTAACTGCTGCATGCGTATAACTACTTTCTAATTTCGAAAAACTCTATACAAGTTAAAAATACTCACCTCTACAAATCATAAAAGGTAAAAGCTTGTTTCCCAATTTTACGCCATCTGAACTTTAAAATCTCAGTTAAAATCTACACCCCTTATTCTGACATTTtgctttaaatcaaatcaagagattttttttaaatcacaatttgTGACCAGTAATTAATCAAAGACAATTTTGAAGCTGTTTAACATCTAACCTAATCCAGTTACAGAACCTTGCATTTAGTAAATGAGTGTGTTTATCTCTTGGTAACTCAAAATCAAAATGATCAGTGAGTTAAACAAGAAGTATGAGTGGCAAagcaaaataaagttaattgtCTCAGTataaatcaatgtaaaaaagAGCTTAATTTGTAGAGGAAGAACTTTCTGCGCCCATCTAGATGCTCCAACCTAAAATTGAATCAAATCCTCTACCAGTGCCTACTCTGTCCACAATATTCAACTTCCTTCTGGTTTTAGCCTCCACTCTAGGCTGAGAGGtgataaaactttgaaatcTTAGTTGATTTTATCAATTTATTACCTGTCCATCAGTGAACTGGTTGAATTGCTGTTGTCCTTGCTGCACCTCAGTCTGCGTGATCTGAAAATGTCAcagaataattaataaatacGCAGTAAGCTTCACTTTAGTCACATCTTTGATGTGTACAGTTCCAGTAACGGGTTTACAACCCGTTTACAAACACATTATCAGTATAGAATGTTATTGATTTTGGGCTTTTATTGATGCAATTGAATCTTTAGTATGGATATACGATAAACAGTAATATAGCCATGTACAAGCTCTGTGCTTATTTCTTGCTAGATATCTATTTTTTCTTCTGATCAGAAAAAGTAGAGTTAAACTAACCAACTACATCTGGGTTTAGACTACAAATTCTCATGCATATTTTATTCACGAAAATATTTGAGACTTTGTGCATACATTTGACAATATTTGAATTTGAAGGCCAACTAAATTCAAACTTGGGCACCTATTTCATgagttaaacatttataaaagttattttttcaacattatacCACCTGTTAAAAAACAGAATGGTTGAAATGTATCAGTAAAGGCCCCAAATTAATAAGACATGCCATGTAACCATTTTCACTGAACTCGTTACCTGCTGCGTGTTTGCCAGAGTTTGAATCTGTCCCTGCACCACCTGGGCTCCAGAGACGGGCTGTGCTAGACGGATGTACTGTAGTTGGCCTGTATTTAGCTGCACCTGCAGGGAACAGCCACAAGAGGGAGACAGACTTTGGCTCAGAACAGAGGTCATTCAGACAGGAAGGACACAGCCATTTTCCTGCTCTGGACAACGCAGAATGCTTCACTTCCAGCTGTGAGATTCAACCCAACTACACTTCATTATCTCGCTGTCCTTTTCGGGTTGGTGCAGCTTCTTACCGGGATTTGCTGGATCTCTCCTGTGTTGGTGATGATCTGCTGCATGACCTGCATGGTTTGGCCTTGAGCTTGAGCCGTCTGAGCTTGACCCTGGGCTGCGGCAGCTTGAACAATCTGCACCTGCTGGCCCTCGCCCACCTGCATGGCGACGGGCGCGCTCTTGTGGAGAGAAGAGgagcaaacagaaagagaaacaaaaaccaaacacgTCCATTACTGCTTGCAGCGAAGCACAAAAAATtctaaaatgcaatttttttaaaaaaaagagaaaactaagCAAAAAAGGGAGGAAAATGAAGTGACATCTGAGGTTTTGAAGTGCTATCTTTCTGCGTCTGTCGCAGAGGCTGAGCTCATCCTGCGCTCAGCTCACACTTACAGGCCTCAGTCAGCCTAGGAGGACCGTTTGTGGGCGGTGGTTTTGAGAAGTGGTCTCCAGAAGTGTGATAATTGCACAAATGAAAGCATGTGTGTTTACCGTGATGGGTGTGCCTTGTGATTGCACCTGCACTTGCTGTAACTGCTGCATGGTGGCACCTTGCAACATCTGATGGCCGACAGAACAGAatgagaaaatgagagaaagaCACACAGTGAGAGGGGCAGCGACTGCAGCAACTCAACTCACAAAATGTAAGCATGGGTGACGTGTATGCACAGAAAGCTTAAAGTTTTAGAATGGAAGTAAAAGCCCCAAGCAAAAAATAAGCTACATTTAAAGCGTGTTTAGGTTATATTTCtggaaacaaaaaagcaaatggtaaaaagaaaaaaaaatgaatacataGTAAGCAAGAAAGCAGCTCAAAagatttgaaatttgaaaaaaggTCAGTGGAGTTTGAGCAAGTTagaagtttattatttttataagattAGACTTCCTTCCTATACTAGGTccaaagtatttctttttttctgctaaaaaacACCAAGTATGCTGAAGGACAGCGGATATTTGGACAAATTCAACTCTGGTTGCTGCTTTAGGGCTGCCTGTAAGGTGATTGATCGAGAGAACAAACAACTCTGGCAAAAGGAGTTTCAGACGAGCTTCTGAAACCAGTACGCCTCCAGTATACAATATATCAGTCAGACCTCCACCAGAGCGACAAAGTTGctgttttatgctttttgagtttttaaaatttacaagatgGATTTGGAGATGTTTGCATCCTTTAGGAAATCTCAGAATTAAAGGCAAGGGTCAACATTTtctagagcacaggtgtcaaactccagtcctcgagggtcgctgtcctgcagtttttagatgtgccacaggtacaaaacagtggaatgaaatggcttaattacctcctccttgtgtagatcagttctccagagccttaatgacctaattattctattcaggtgtggtgcagcagaggctcatctaaaagttgcaggacaccggccctcgaggaccggagtttgacacccctgttctaGAGCATAAACAAAGTTATGCTAAACACAATATATGGTAATGTAAGACGATAGAGTTTCAAATATCAACAACGTAattactttctttgttttaaagtagtAAAACATGTTACTGTGATTGCTCTCTCACACGGTGGctagaaaaactatttaaatacagttttttattttcttacatcaattttcttcaaaatatctCAAGCACCTAAAAATAGTAGGCCAAAGCTTTACGAAAACTGGACAACAAAATTCTGACTGGCACATctctaaaaaatatttgctttcaaAAGGAATAACAGTTAAAAGAAATTGGGCactaaaaaaaagtactttcaTTGATGCTTCACAGAttaccttcttctttttaaaagaaagccCTTTGTGTTATCTTAGTTCACCTGTTAATGTAATTCCCACTAAACAGCCATCGACTGAGTTTACATCGAGCGAGATCAAAGTGTGACCAGGGGCTGCAGCAGGAGCAGGACTGTGAATCACACAAGGCCTAAACTTGTATGACAGCTCAGCTAAAGGCAGTCTGCTGAAGCAGCATGAAGCAGCAACGCGACATAAAATGCAGCGACCAAACTGGAGAGAAAGAGGTACTAGGCAGAAAAAGTGCCAGGAATGAATAATTAGACAGAGAAACAACTGGATGACTGATAAACTGTTCTGTCGGGTGACGAGGGCAATATGAACCAGAGGAGGAGTGTATATTTGCCAATAGCCTGTGAGAGACTGAGTGTgtattgttttcagtttagaGAAGAAACAGTTACAGTTTTTGAAGCCTCTGAGTTGATTTTCGACATTACCCAAGTATGAAGAACTTAACAACACGAGGCACATGGTTAAAATACAGAATAGGAAAACATCTGCCTGATGTGACCCAAGACCTGGTTTATTATTCACCAACTGTGCAGGTTTATAGGTAGCATAAGGATGGAGGGTTTTCTGTGGAGGACTTTAGAGAAAGGTTTCTGCTGTTCTATTTTCTTCTGGGAGAGAGGTCAGTGTCAAAATATCTACAGTAAAAAGCAGCTAAATTTTGAGACATTTACAGTGCCTTGTAAGACTATTCAAAGTGTTTCAACTTTCACACCTGCACCATTTTATCACCCCCCTTTTAGTCtgatacccttaaataaaatccagtggaaACAAATATTAGTTGTGTTGGCACAAGTGTTTCCTTTAAGGAAAAGTGGCAGAAAGAGTTTCAGATAATGAGGAATTAAAAGATCAAAATTTCCTTTAGAATTAATAAAGTAATACTGAATTGAACTTAGTAAAGCTCAGTCTTGTTTTGAGTTTGCTGCAATTGATGGTGATCCTCAACACACCATTTcctctgtgaaacatggtggtggcagtatgatGCTTTAGTGATACTGGTGTTCAGCAGAGATAGGGAAGGTGAACAGAGTTGATGGGACGATATACAGTATGACACTACATGGAGTTCAGTTCTGGAGGAAGATCTGTTGAGGCAGGAAACGACTGTAGATTGGGGCAAAGGTTCACCTTCTAGCAGAGCCATAAACATAGAGCCAGAGATACAATAAACTGGTTCAATCAAAGTGTATTCTAGTGTTataatggcccagtcaaagtctaatcaaaattagaatatttagaTAGGCTTAAAAATTTGCATTCTCATACAATCTGACTGACCTTGAGAGGTTTAGCAATGAAAAGTGGGACAATAGTTCAATCTCTAGTTGTGCAAGGCCGGGAGAGATGCCTCATAAAACTTGTAGCCATAAAAGTGAATTAAAGGCTTTTCTAGAAAGTACTGACTCAAGAGGACTGAAGATGAACCGCaccacacttctcagattttaatttgcaaaaataatttctctgcCACTTCACCATCATGCTGTAGTTTAACACCAATAAATTACACTAAAGTCTTAACATGGCAGGAAAGACAGGAAAGTTTACTGTATGAACAGTAATGTAGAGAACTGTACATAGTTTCAGACACATAATCCACTGTtggatgattttcttttcttttgtgtaaTGCACAAAACTCTTTAGTCGTGGACTTGACTGTACCTGTCCTTGCTGCGGCTGGGTGATTATGATCTGTCCGGGCTGGATGGTGGTGGCGGTCTGCGCTCCAGCCTGCTGACCCTGCTGCGTGCCTTGCACCTGCACGGCTCCGGGCTGCTGGGCCAAGGTGAAGTAGTACTGCACCGGCTCTGCAGGCGCTACTGACTGACGCATCTCCtcctgtaacacacacacacacacacgtattGAATCAGTCCACTACATCTCcatgaattatttttgcaagtGTAATGCTAGAGTGGAGCAGGGCTGATAAATAACTGATGGGATGTGGCTGGGGAAGAGTAACGTAATCTGCAGGCATCACACTGGGTGATAATACTTTGGTAGTTTGGAGACTTACTTGATGAATATAATTGATGAATATAATCCACTTTATTATATTACTTGTAGGATGATTAACATAACTACTGAATAATGTCAGGAACCATCCACCCTCTCTGCCCTCTTCCTGCAACATCAGAGTTTGTTTGCATTCAGTTTATTCAGCAAATTAGCGTCTCGCCCGCATGGTggtaaaattattcattttaataattaataaaaagtgaCCCGTGCCGCCCTGTTTCATAAGTGAGTAATGAGCAGGGCTTCATCAGGACGATGTTCCTCCACCCCCAGAAGTGTAAACACCCCTCTCCCAGCTCCATGACAACACAGCTGAGAGTGTAGGATGTTTACAAGCCTGGAGACAGTCCACTTgacaacaaatttaaatatctcACTTTCCCATCTGGCACACTAGAATGACATACAGACATCATTTGCCTGCTCCCgcattacatatatatatatgtctttAGATCCTGTTACAGACACTGAAATGATCCTGGGAGCAAACAGGTTGTTTTGCAAATAGTCAACAGCACTATGAACCACTCAGGAGCATtcattagttttatttctgGAGTTAGCGCTGGCCGTTTGTGGCAGTAAGAAGCTGCAAACATCCGACTGAAAGCCCTCGCTGTCAAAAGTCCAGCTTCCAGTCAAGGATGTTTACAGCACCGCGGTGCCGACAGATGACCGCTCCAGTGACTGGCTCATCTAGATGTGAAAACCTGAATGTGTAAGCAGCAGGTAGAGCCGGTTTATGCTTGATTGCATAGGCAAACATATTTGACACAATTGAGATCTTGTTGTGTTGCCATCGTAGCTTTAATCAGCTACATAAAAATAGCAGCAAGGAAATGACATGCACATCACATTTCCACGCTTTCCTGCAATCTCTTGCACTGCTATCTATACTGTTATTACTGTTCACTCTAATTATTAAAGTGTTATGTGCTCAGTTTGGATGCACTAACAAAAGGTggttaaaatctgaatttctaAATTTTAGGGCCTCACCGGCGCCTAGCTGGTGTAAAAATCAACACTGGATATTTTCCTCTCCATTGGTGAACACACCAAGGTTAAGAGAAACCAGGTGAAAACAACACTCTTCGGTGAGGAAGTTGCTTCACAGCTGTGCTCTAAATTAATCATGCTtctgaaatatttatcttttaactaaaaaatgtgcgtgtttttctttagcagtgTGAGATAAATCCTCATTTATAGATAAGTAAAAAATCCTTAAAAGCACACACTGTAGTGACACCTAAATGtgtaatgttttgttaaaaacctCTCAGTTTTCCCTGTGACTGGTGACAGCAGCGTATGTGTTCCTACCTGTCGTTTAGGGGGCTTGAGGTCATCCCGGGGCACGATGTCAATGAGGAAGTCAAACTGGTCAAACTTTGTTATTGCCATAGCAATGTCGTTcctctgtaaaaaaataagagacaCAGAAGGTCAAGTGTAATTATCCTATATCTATATATGCatctcatatatatatatatataagcatGCCTTATGGTCTGAGTGCATCACTCCCAAAATAACAATGCCATTTTCAGCAGCAGTGGAACAGTCGTTTACTTTACTAACTGAGGTAGAAGAAGAGTGAACATGagtttaaatacaaataattttattcatatattaATCATTAACGagacttgagaaaaaaaaaacttgttaaagCTTCAATTAGTAAGTGTTGGTTGTAATTGTAGCATACGAGAACAGactaaaaacaagaacaaatgtATAACTACTGCTAGCCTAGATCAGTGAGATGAACGTTCAACTTTTAGTGAATAAAGGCCAGCCAGTCACTATAACAGTCCTGCCAGAAATGTGTCCGAGATAAGTGGGAAAGAACAGGAATGACATTTTCCTCCAGGGCACATGCTCAGCTTATATACCCTTTCCTACATCCACAGCGGTGTTTTATCTCTGTGGAATTTTCCACAGGATATTGGCTGTCAGGACCCCCCCATTGTGGCCTTCCTTGTAATGCAGGCTATTTATAGTACCTTGATTAATATCTGGTAACATCAGGTCACATCTACACTTGCTCTAT from Xiphophorus hellerii strain 12219 chromosome 13, Xiphophorus_hellerii-4.1, whole genome shotgun sequence includes:
- the nfyc gene encoding nuclear transcription factor Y subunit gamma isoform X4; the protein is MSVDAFGAGPCDAQQTLQSFWPRVMEEIRNLTIKDFRVQELPLARIKKIMKLDEDVKMISAEAPVLFAKAAQIFITELTLRAWIHTEDNKRRTLQRNDIAMAITKFDQFDFLIDIVPRDDLKPPKRQEEMRQSVAPAEPVQYYFTLAQQPGAVQVQGTQQGQQAGAQTATTIQPGQIIITQPQQGQSAPVAMQVGEGQQVQIVQAAAAQGQAQTAQAQGQTMQVMQQIITNTGEIQQIPVQLNTGQLQYIRLAQPVSGAQVVQGQIQTLANTQQITQTEVQQGQQQFNQFTDGQQLYQIQQVTMPAGQELTQPMFIQSTSQTGETQVTQVSTD
- the nfyc gene encoding nuclear transcription factor Y subunit gamma isoform X6 is translated as MSVDAFGAGPCDAQQTLQSFWPRVMEEIRNLTIKDFRVQELPLARIKKIMKLDEDVKMISAEAPVLFAKAAQIFITELTLRAWIHTEDNKRRTLQRNDIAMAITKFDQFDFLIDIVPRDDLKPPKRQEEMRQSVAPAEPVQYYFTLAQQPGAVQVQGTQQGQQAGAQTATTIQPGQIIITQPQQGQSAPVAMQVGEGQQVQIVQAAAAQGQAQTAQAQGQTMQVMQQIITNTGEIQQIPVQLNTGQLQYIRLAQPVSGAQVVQGQIQTLANTQQITQTEVQQGQQQFNQFTDGQLYQIQQVTMPAGQELTQPMFIQSTSQTGETQVTQVSTD
- the nfyc gene encoding nuclear transcription factor Y subunit gamma isoform X5, translated to MSVDAFGAGPCDAQQTLQSFWPRVMEEIRNLTIDFRVQELPLARIKKIMKLDEDVKMISAEAPVLFAKAAQIFITELTLRAWIHTEDNKRRTLQRNDIAMAITKFDQFDFLIDIVPRDDLKPPKRQEEMRQSVAPAEPVQYYFTLAQQPGAVQVQGTQQGQQAGAQTATTIQPGQIIITQPQQGQSAPVAMQVGEGQQVQIVQAAAAQGQAQTAQAQGQTMQVMQQIITNTGEIQQIPVQLNTGQLQYIRLAQPVSGAQVVQGQIQTLANTQQITQTEVQQGQQQFNQFTDGQQLYQIQQVTMPAGQELTQPMFIQSTSQTGETQVTQVSTD
- the nfyc gene encoding nuclear transcription factor Y subunit gamma isoform X2; translation: MSVDAFGAGPCDAQQTLQSFWPRVMEEIRNLTIDFRVQELPLARIKKIMKLDEDVKMISAEAPVLFAKAAQIFITELTLRAWIHTEDNKRRTLQRNDIAMAITKFDQFDFLIDIVPRDDLKPPKRQEEMRQSVAPAEPVQYYFTLAQQPGAVQVQGTQQGQQAGAQTATTIQPGQIIITQPQQGQMLQGATMQQLQQVQVQSQGTPITSAPVAMQVGEGQQVQIVQAAAAQGQAQTAQAQGQTMQVMQQIITNTGEIQQIPVQLNTGQLQYIRLAQPVSGAQVVQGQIQTLANTQQITQTEVQQGQQQFNQFTDGQQLYQIQQVTMPAGQELTQPMFIQSTSQTGETQVTQVSTD
- the nfyc gene encoding nuclear transcription factor Y subunit gamma isoform X1 — protein: MSVDAFGAGPCDAQQTLQSFWPRVMEEIRNLTIKDFRVQELPLARIKKIMKLDEDVKMISAEAPVLFAKAAQIFITELTLRAWIHTEDNKRRTLQRNDIAMAITKFDQFDFLIDIVPRDDLKPPKRQEEMRQSVAPAEPVQYYFTLAQQPGAVQVQGTQQGQQAGAQTATTIQPGQIIITQPQQGQMLQGATMQQLQQVQVQSQGTPITSAPVAMQVGEGQQVQIVQAAAAQGQAQTAQAQGQTMQVMQQIITNTGEIQQIPVQLNTGQLQYIRLAQPVSGAQVVQGQIQTLANTQQITQTEVQQGQQQFNQFTDGQQLYQIQQVTMPAGQELTQPMFIQSTSQTGETQVTQVSTD
- the nfyc gene encoding nuclear transcription factor Y subunit gamma isoform X3, whose translation is MSVDAFGAGPCDAQQTLQSFWPRVMEEIRNLTIKDFRVQELPLARIKKIMKLDEDVKMISAEAPVLFAKAAQIFITELTLRAWIHTEDNKRRTLQRNDIAMAITKFDQFDFLIDIVPRDDLKPPKRQEEMRQSVAPAEPVQYYFTLAQQPGAVQVQGTQQGQQAGAQTATTIQPGQIIITQPQQGQMLQGATMQQLQQVQVQSQGTPITSAPVAMQVGEGQQVQIVQAAAAQGQAQTAQAQGQTMQVMQQIITNTGEIQQIPVQLNTGQLQYIRLAQPVSGAQVVQGQIQTLANTQQITQTEVQQGQQQFNQFTDGQLYQIQQVTMPAGQELTQPMFIQSTSQTGETQVTQVSTD